A region from the Nostoc sp. HK-01 genome encodes:
- a CDS encoding glucose-inhibited division protein A, with protein sequence MNSIHQHASQINLTADVLVIGGGPAGTWAAWSAASNGAKVVLVDKGYCGTSGAAAASGNGVWYIPPEPEQREAAMASREAMGGFLADRHWMTRVLDRTYDNINSLADEGYRFSVDANGQVIRRSLQGPEYMRFMRKRIKQAGVKILDHSPALELLVDAEGAVAGAKGINRQFGTSWTVKAGAVVIATGGCAFLSKALGCNVLTGDGYLMAAEAGADFSGMEFSNAYAISPAFSSVTKTRYYDWASFTYEDGTIIEGAGSKRGRSVIAKTLLNEPVYARLDQNMDEETKAWMRASQPNFFVVFDRAGIDPFTQRFPITLRLEGTVRGTGGIRIADYTCATSVSGLYAAGDAATRELICGGFTGGGSHNAAWAMSSGYWSGQSAANYAISLGEQASQRSVQGVGAAGLRGEGHDKFSANEAIAATQAEVFPYDRNLFRSDAGLSASLDRLDHLWQEIRHSHAPDDSQIVRSREAAAMVATARWMYNSGLQRQETRGMHKRIDYPQQDPNQQYRLRSGGLDQIWVKPESLVANRELVTV encoded by the coding sequence ATGAATAGTATCCATCAACATGCTTCTCAGATTAATTTAACCGCCGATGTATTAGTGATTGGCGGTGGCCCGGCTGGGACTTGGGCTGCTTGGAGTGCAGCCAGCAATGGTGCAAAAGTTGTATTAGTAGACAAAGGTTACTGCGGTACAAGTGGTGCCGCCGCCGCATCTGGCAATGGTGTTTGGTATATTCCACCAGAGCCAGAACAACGGGAAGCAGCAATGGCCAGTCGGGAAGCAATGGGAGGCTTTTTAGCAGATAGGCACTGGATGACGAGGGTATTAGATCGCACCTACGACAACATTAATTCTCTGGCAGATGAGGGTTATCGTTTCAGTGTTGATGCTAATGGCCAAGTTATCCGCCGTTCCTTGCAAGGGCCAGAGTATATGCGGTTCATGCGGAAACGGATTAAACAAGCAGGGGTGAAAATTCTAGACCACAGCCCCGCTTTAGAATTGCTCGTAGATGCAGAAGGCGCTGTAGCTGGGGCTAAGGGAATTAATCGTCAATTTGGCACATCTTGGACAGTTAAAGCTGGTGCAGTCGTCATTGCCACCGGTGGCTGTGCTTTCTTGAGTAAGGCTCTGGGTTGTAATGTCTTAACTGGAGATGGTTATTTAATGGCAGCTGAAGCGGGTGCTGACTTCTCTGGAATGGAATTTTCTAATGCTTACGCAATTTCTCCGGCGTTTTCTTCTGTCACCAAGACTCGATATTATGATTGGGCTTCTTTCACTTATGAAGATGGCACGATAATTGAAGGTGCAGGTTCTAAGCGCGGTCGCTCTGTCATTGCCAAAACATTGCTAAATGAGCCTGTGTATGCTCGTCTCGACCAAAATATGGATGAAGAGACAAAAGCTTGGATGCGAGCCTCTCAACCGAACTTCTTTGTTGTCTTCGATCGCGCTGGTATTGACCCCTTTACTCAAAGATTCCCCATAACTTTACGTTTAGAAGGAACTGTCCGCGGTACTGGGGGAATTCGCATTGCTGACTACACTTGCGCTACCTCAGTCAGTGGATTGTATGCGGCGGGAGATGCAGCCACACGGGAATTAATCTGTGGTGGTTTTACAGGTGGTGGTAGTCATAATGCAGCTTGGGCAATGTCTTCTGGCTATTGGTCGGGACAATCTGCGGCTAACTATGCAATTAGTTTAGGAGAACAAGCCTCTCAGCGCAGTGTCCAAGGCGTTGGGGCAGCGGGATTGCGTGGTGAAGGTCATGATAAATTCTCAGCAAATGAAGCGATCGCGGCAACCCAAGCAGAAGTTTTCCCGTACGATCGCAACCTTTTCCGTAGTGATGCAGGGTTAAGTGCATCTTTAGACAGATTAGATCACCTATGGCAAGAAATCCGTCATAGTCATGCACCGGATGATAGTCAGATTGTGCGATCGCGGGAAGCTGCGGCAATGGTAGCGACTGCGCGTTGGATGTACAACAGTGGTTTGCAACGTCAGGAAACTAGAGGGATGCACAAACGCATAGATTACCCACAACAAGATCCCAATCAGCAATATCGCCTGCGGAGTGGTGGTTTAGATCAGATTTGGGTCAAGCCTGAGTCGTTAGTAGCAAATCGGGAATTGGTGACAGTGTAA
- a CDS encoding putative cyanate ABC transporter, substrate binding protein, translating into MHRRRDFLKYASLGVTTAIVTQACNNITKPAANQETISIKLGAVSGINSIDVWIPQDLGYFNAAGLNAEVITFQSSAKMRDALIAGEIDFSAQAPLHVYLSRLKGVPLNVVANRRNLVDTSLIVRSDLRSQIKSVADLKGRKISAGEIGTWSWAVFVKYLRQNGLNDKDVEYVQSTTASTYTLLKTKQVDAAIAGAPDLHKLIKEGTVFQLLNALDPDVHKKYFGANEAMTRAWLSHERVASEKPEAIKRLVEVVNRTFTYMHQTAPEDILKVVGKRFDSQNLDAILTGLNTELKRSVPKDASISEAAYLADQRVFFDTGIIKKMVPYAEGVFDKFAGHRA; encoded by the coding sequence ATGCACAGACGTAGAGACTTTTTAAAATATGCTTCTTTAGGAGTAACAACTGCTATAGTTACACAAGCCTGTAATAATATAACTAAACCTGCTGCTAATCAAGAAACTATCAGTATTAAATTGGGGGCTGTAAGTGGTATTAACTCAATTGATGTTTGGATTCCCCAGGATTTAGGTTATTTTAATGCTGCTGGTTTGAATGCTGAAGTCATTACTTTCCAAAGTAGTGCCAAAATGCGAGATGCGTTGATTGCGGGAGAAATTGATTTTAGCGCCCAAGCACCTCTGCACGTTTATCTTTCTCGCTTGAAGGGAGTGCCGTTAAATGTCGTCGCTAATCGTCGGAATCTGGTTGATACTTCCTTAATTGTTCGTTCTGATTTACGCTCTCAAATTAAGAGTGTTGCTGACCTCAAAGGTAGAAAAATTTCCGCGGGTGAAATTGGCACTTGGAGTTGGGCCGTATTCGTCAAATATCTGCGGCAAAATGGTCTGAACGATAAAGATGTTGAGTATGTTCAAAGTACAACAGCTTCTACTTATACATTGCTCAAAACTAAACAAGTAGACGCTGCGATCGCAGGTGCGCCCGACCTCCATAAATTAATCAAAGAAGGCACAGTTTTTCAACTATTAAATGCTTTAGATCCAGATGTGCATAAGAAATATTTTGGTGCTAACGAGGCGATGACTCGTGCTTGGCTTAGTCATGAGCGCGTTGCTTCTGAAAAGCCGGAAGCTATTAAAAGATTGGTTGAAGTTGTCAATCGCACTTTTACATATATGCACCAAACTGCACCAGAAGACATTCTTAAAGTCGTCGGTAAACGGTTTGATAGTCAAAATTTAGACGCTATCCTCACAGGTCTGAATACCGAACTCAAACGCTCAGTGCCGAAAGATGCCTCTATCAGTGAAGCTGCTTATTTGGCTGACCAAAGAGTATTTTTTGATACGGGAATTATTAAGAAAATGGTTCCTTATGCTGAAGGGGTATTTGATAAATTTGCCGGTCATCGAGCTTAA
- a CDS encoding ABC transporter ATP-binding protein has translation MSLPTITTQNLGISYWSKNKRIDALQNVSLTINRGEFVTLIGPSGCGKSTLLNVIAGLTSPGTDVNGSFNTSGIQEIGYLFQKQTLLPWRTVIDNVTAPLEIRGIPRTERRKKALTMLEKYGLSGFENSFPRELSGGMQQRVLLIRTLIYQPDVVLLDEPLSSLDAQTRALLQDEFLRLWRDTGCTFVLVTHDLDEAIALSERVFLLSARPGRIVKEFQIDLPTERSAIAIRTDPRFQQIQREMWSELTTQVLQQQDRGFALFKT, from the coding sequence ATGTCACTCCCGACAATCACTACTCAAAATCTTGGCATTTCTTATTGGAGTAAAAATAAGCGCATTGATGCACTACAGAATGTCAGCTTGACTATTAATCGTGGTGAGTTTGTAACCTTAATTGGGCCTAGTGGTTGTGGTAAAAGTACTTTATTAAATGTGATTGCAGGTTTAACTAGTCCGGGTACAGATGTCAATGGTAGTTTTAACACCAGCGGAATCCAAGAAATTGGCTACTTGTTCCAAAAGCAAACTTTGTTACCCTGGCGGACAGTTATCGATAATGTGACTGCACCTCTAGAAATTCGTGGTATACCTCGAACTGAAAGAAGAAAAAAAGCCTTGACAATGCTCGAAAAATATGGGTTGTCTGGCTTTGAAAATAGCTTTCCCAGAGAATTATCAGGGGGAATGCAGCAGCGTGTGTTGTTAATTCGCACGCTGATTTATCAACCAGATGTGGTGTTACTGGATGAGCCGCTAAGTAGTTTAGATGCTCAAACACGCGCTCTGTTACAAGATGAATTTCTGCGATTATGGCGTGATACCGGATGCACCTTTGTTTTAGTAACTCATGACTTGGATGAAGCGATCGCACTTTCAGAGCGGGTATTTCTCTTAAGCGCGCGTCCTGGCAGAATTGTCAAGGAATTTCAGATTGATTTACCCACAGAACGATCGGCGATCGCCATTCGTACCGATCCGAGATTTCAGCAAATCCAGCGTGAGATGTGGTCAGAGTTAACCACACAAGTATTACAACAACAAGACCGAGGATTCGCACTCTTTAAAACATAA
- a CDS encoding putative ABC transporter permease protein, with product MKTTRHKIFPLGQSTLSATNKQPKTPSFQPHQIQGWQRLQQIAIQLTPLAVILLVWEIGTGAFNIPQFIEPALVGKPSAIVQEIWKLLSSGSIFQHIFVTFQEAMTGLALAMTGGVSLGILLAYSPSGAKITLPYVQIFNSLPRIALAPFFIVWFGIGLLSKVLLAALAAFFPIFFTTYQGLQSIERELVSAFQVMGANRWQMLYMVVLPSVLSWVIAGIRTSLGMALVGALVAEYIGSTRGLGYLLMSAQGTLNVDQAWAILVILASISVFLDWGVRVLEAYVLRWRPNPREL from the coding sequence ATGAAAACTACCCGCCATAAAATTTTCCCTCTCGGACAATCCACGCTCTCTGCTACTAATAAACAGCCAAAAACACCCAGTTTTCAACCCCATCAAATTCAAGGGTGGCAACGCTTACAACAAATAGCGATACAACTCACACCTCTGGCGGTAATTTTGCTAGTGTGGGAAATTGGGACAGGAGCATTTAACATTCCTCAGTTTATTGAACCAGCATTGGTTGGTAAGCCGAGTGCAATTGTCCAAGAAATATGGAAGTTATTATCTAGCGGTAGCATATTTCAACATATCTTTGTGACATTTCAAGAGGCGATGACTGGACTGGCTTTAGCAATGACTGGCGGTGTGAGTCTGGGAATTCTGCTTGCTTATTCGCCATCAGGGGCAAAAATCACGCTTCCCTATGTTCAGATATTTAATTCTCTACCTCGAATTGCTTTAGCTCCCTTTTTTATTGTCTGGTTTGGCATTGGATTACTCTCAAAAGTATTATTAGCAGCTTTAGCCGCGTTTTTCCCCATATTTTTTACAACTTATCAGGGACTCCAAAGTATTGAACGCGAGTTGGTTTCGGCTTTTCAGGTGATGGGGGCAAATCGTTGGCAGATGTTGTACATGGTTGTTTTACCTTCTGTTTTGAGTTGGGTAATTGCCGGGATTCGCACAAGTTTGGGTATGGCTTTAGTCGGGGCGTTAGTCGCTGAATATATCGGTTCAACGCGGGGTTTAGGTTATCTATTAATGTCAGCCCAGGGAACTTTAAATGTTGATCAAGCTTGGGCAATATTAGTAATTTTGGCATCCATTAGCGTTTTCCTTGATTGGGGAGTGCGTGTTTTAGAAGCTTACGTTTTACGCTGGCGACCAAATCCTAGAGAATTGTAG
- a CDS encoding HAD family hydrolase, with the protein MLNLRHNRFKLVIFDCDGVLVDSEPIVNRIFAQTLTEAGFPITYAEVTQKFIGKSLQTCLEIIEESYNKSLPKNFVERCKEREIAALQQELTAVSGITEVLEQITLPKCVASNSSHRHIQLVLNLTGILHQFKGKLYSAHDVSRPKPFPDVYLHAAEQMNTNPEHCVVIEDSVTGVQAGYAAGMTVFGYAQHSDRTALTAAGAKIVFHDMQQLCQLISEHQ; encoded by the coding sequence ATGCTCAATTTAAGGCACAATCGGTTCAAGCTTGTGATTTTTGATTGTGATGGAGTCTTGGTTGATAGTGAACCAATCGTCAATCGCATTTTTGCACAAACGCTCACCGAAGCTGGATTTCCGATTACCTATGCAGAAGTAACTCAAAAATTTATAGGCAAGTCTCTACAAACCTGTTTAGAGATTATTGAGGAATCTTATAATAAATCATTGCCGAAAAACTTTGTCGAACGTTGCAAGGAACGAGAAATAGCCGCATTGCAGCAAGAATTAACAGCAGTTTCCGGCATTACCGAAGTATTAGAGCAAATTACATTACCAAAATGTGTGGCATCAAATAGCAGCCACCGTCATATTCAACTGGTATTAAATTTAACAGGAATTTTGCATCAATTTAAGGGCAAGTTATACAGCGCTCATGATGTTTCGCGCCCCAAACCTTTTCCTGATGTGTATCTCCATGCAGCCGAGCAAATGAACACAAATCCAGAACATTGTGTTGTGATTGAAGACTCTGTAACAGGTGTGCAAGCAGGATACGCAGCAGGGATGACGGTTTTTGGTTATGCCCAACATAGCGATCGCACTGCGCTAACTGCGGCTGGAGCTAAGATAGTTTTTCATGATATGCAGCAGCTTTGCCAACTGATATCCGAACATCAGTGA
- a CDS encoding HAD-superfamily hydrolase subfamily IA, variant 3 → MNHICVIFDLDGTLVDSEKLCNQAFIDLLPFINESVESLIRRYRGRKLALILADIEMRFGAKLPIDFEATYRHHVDELFEFYLQPITGVPEMLKTLKYPFCVASSAPIAKIRKALNVTTLSHYFGDRLFSSYEVGAWKPDPGLFLYAANKMGFSPEYCVVIEDSDVGIQAAHSAGIYALQYSEELEEKNNVFSNMQFLSQRLDKIYTMKCDRSSIAKNNN, encoded by the coding sequence ATGAATCATATTTGTGTAATTTTTGATTTGGATGGAACATTAGTTGATAGTGAGAAGCTTTGTAACCAAGCATTTATTGATCTGCTACCGTTTATCAACGAATCAGTTGAAAGTCTGATTCGACGATATCGCGGCAGAAAATTGGCTTTAATTTTAGCGGACATAGAAATGAGGTTTGGCGCAAAGCTACCCATAGATTTTGAAGCAACATATCGTCACCATGTAGATGAGTTATTTGAATTTTACTTGCAGCCAATAACAGGTGTTCCAGAGATGCTAAAAACCCTGAAATATCCATTTTGTGTTGCTTCAAGTGCGCCCATAGCAAAAATTCGTAAGGCTCTCAATGTAACTACTCTGTCTCATTACTTTGGAGATCGCTTGTTTAGCTCTTATGAGGTAGGCGCGTGGAAACCAGATCCAGGTTTATTTTTATACGCAGCAAATAAAATGGGTTTCTCTCCCGAATATTGTGTTGTCATTGAGGATAGCGATGTAGGAATTCAAGCAGCACATTCAGCAGGAATTTATGCGTTGCAATATTCTGAAGAATTAGAGGAAAAAAATAATGTGTTTTCTAATATGCAATTTCTTTCGCAACGGCTCGATAAAATTTACACGATGAAATGCGATCGCTCATCAATCGCAAAGAATAATAATTAG
- a CDS encoding acyl-CoA dehydrogenase type 2: MQLIGTKKSQNYLDIARSLAKEFAETAVERDAKGGTPKYERDRLRQSNLLKLIVPTEYGGVGESWITVLRITREFAKVDSSIAHVFSYHHLGVVVPHIFGSTEQKQRYYAETIDNNWFWCNALNPLDKRTTLTPENNYFRLNGIKSFCSGSQDSDILPITATDQETAELKILAIPTQRQGVTVHDDWDNMGQRQTDSGTVTFENVLVYPDEILGIRDKPSQPFTTIRACLTQLNLANIYLGIAQGAFEAAKTYTGTNTKPWLTSGVESATKDPYILQHYGNIWVDLQAATCLVDQAGELLQQAWDQEWSLTAEQRGECALFIATTKVIATRVGLDITNRIFEVMGARATNAKYGFDRYWRNLRTFTLHDPVDYKIRDIGNWALNDELPKPNFYS, translated from the coding sequence ATGCAATTAATCGGAACTAAAAAGTCTCAAAATTATCTTGATATAGCTAGGTCTTTAGCAAAGGAATTTGCGGAAACTGCTGTAGAGCGAGATGCAAAAGGGGGAACACCAAAATATGAACGCGATCGCCTGCGCCAAAGCAACTTGTTAAAATTGATCGTACCGACAGAGTACGGTGGTGTAGGAGAAAGCTGGATTACCGTTCTCAGAATTACCCGTGAGTTTGCCAAGGTTGATAGTTCTATTGCTCACGTCTTTTCTTACCACCATCTAGGTGTAGTAGTTCCTCACATATTTGGTTCAACAGAGCAGAAACAGCGATATTATGCAGAAACTATTGACAACAATTGGTTTTGGTGCAATGCCCTCAACCCTTTAGATAAAAGAACGACGCTGACACCAGAAAATAATTATTTCCGTCTTAACGGCATTAAAAGCTTTTGCTCTGGCTCCCAAGATTCGGATATATTACCAATCACCGCTACTGATCAAGAAACTGCTGAATTGAAAATTCTGGCAATTCCTACCCAACGCCAAGGTGTGACTGTTCATGATGATTGGGATAATATGGGGCAACGTCAAACAGACAGCGGTACTGTGACATTTGAAAATGTACTGGTATACCCAGACGAAATTCTGGGTATTAGAGATAAACCCAGTCAACCCTTCACCACTATTCGCGCCTGCTTAACTCAATTGAATCTGGCTAATATCTACCTGGGAATTGCCCAAGGAGCATTTGAAGCTGCTAAAACCTATACTGGCACTAATACAAAACCTTGGCTGACATCAGGTGTAGAGAGTGCAACCAAAGATCCTTATATCCTCCAACACTATGGCAATATATGGGTTGACCTTCAGGCTGCTACTTGTTTAGTTGACCAAGCAGGAGAATTATTACAACAAGCTTGGGATCAGGAATGGTCACTCACTGCAGAACAACGGGGAGAATGTGCGCTGTTTATTGCTACTACCAAAGTTATCGCCACTAGAGTTGGTTTAGACATCACCAACCGCATCTTTGAAGTTATGGGCGCACGCGCTACTAATGCTAAATATGGCTTTGACCGTTATTGGCGGAATCTCCGCACATTCACTCTCCATGATCCAGTTGATTATAAAATCCGAGACATAGGAAATTGGGCGTTAAACGATGAACTACCAAAACCCAACTTTTACTCTTAG
- a CDS encoding 4Fe-4S ferredoxin, iron-sulfur binding protein, translating into MIELVSHKLCINCNLCVQVCPTNVFDAVPNQPPVIARKEDCQTCFMCEAYCPADALYVAPQSHTEIVVNEDDLIESGIMGEYRKILGWGYGRKNNSELDTAHKLRQLPRPYQS; encoded by the coding sequence ATGATTGAGCTTGTCAGCCATAAACTCTGTATTAATTGCAATCTGTGTGTTCAAGTTTGTCCGACTAATGTCTTTGATGCAGTTCCTAACCAACCACCTGTAATTGCTCGCAAAGAAGACTGTCAAACTTGTTTTATGTGTGAGGCATATTGTCCGGCGGATGCGCTTTATGTTGCACCCCAATCTCATACAGAGATTGTAGTTAATGAGGATGATTTGATTGAAAGTGGCATTATGGGTGAATATCGTAAGATATTAGGTTGGGGATATGGCAGAAAAAATAATAGTGAGTTAGATACTGCTCATAAACTCCGCCAACTGCCACGTCCTTATCAAAGTTAA